In a single window of the Acyrthosiphon pisum isolate AL4f chromosome X, pea_aphid_22Mar2018_4r6ur, whole genome shotgun sequence genome:
- the LOC115034416 gene encoding uncharacterized protein LOC115034416: protein MYFGLSPIAIRKLAFDFSQKLNLKVPKTLTDKNQAGIDWFSAFLKRNPTLSIRQPEATSISRAMNFNRANVKLFMDKYESVMLKYKFEAQHIYNLDGTGITTVQNTEKVVALQGKKQIGAITSGECGTLVTMCLAVNATGNFIPPMFIFPRVNYKDFFIRGGPAGCIGASNKSGWMQGEKFLTFMKHFANHVRPSVDRKILVLLDNHEPHLFLPVIDFCRSVGIVLLSFPSHCSHKLRPLDRSVYGPFKKFINQNMTVWMYNNPGKRITIYDIPHISSGAIICAATPKNILNGFSVSGIWPFNRDAFSEDEYAPSSVTDIMIDIQAQTSSEPPSETLISPEQNKTIPESTISRKSFKGGRKKGKTAILTDTPEKIELENKVTNTAKRSLQFKENNKTPKKVKKSKTVPKKNKNKIVDSEEEEETFCLVCGDTYSNSKNKETWIQCLKCKLWAHENCTDSTKMTAFYKCDNCEADE from the exons ATGTATTTTGGGCTATCTCCTATAGCTATTAGAAAATTAGCTTTTGATTTTTCTcagaaactaaatttaaaagtcCCAAAAACTTTGACTGATAAAAATCAGGCAGGAATTGATTGGTTTTCGGCCTTCTTAAAAAGAAACCCAACACTATCTATTCGCCAGCCAGAAGCAACTAGCATATCAAGAGCTATGAATTTTAACCGAGCcaatgttaaattattcatGGATAAATATGAGTctgttatgttaaaatataaatttgaagcACAACACATTTACAATTTAGATGGAACAGGAATAACAACTGTCCAAAATACTGAAAAAGTAGTAGCACTTCAAGGGAAAAAACAAATCGGAGCCATTACGTCTGGTGAATGTGGGACATTGGTTACCATGTGTTTGGCTGTCAATGCTACAGGTAATTTTATTCCACCCATGTTTATTTTTCCCAGAGTCAACTATAAAGATTTTTTCATAAGAGGTGGTCCTGCTGGTTGTATCGGTGCTTCTAACAAATCAGGGTGGATGCAGGGGGAAAAGTTTCTAACATTTATGAAGCATTTCGCAAATCATGTAAGACCTTCAGTTGATAGAAAAATACTTGTGTTATTGGATAACCATGAGCCTCATTTATTTTTGCCTGTTATTGATTTTTGTAGATCAGTAGGAATAGTTTTATTATCTTTCCCTTCTCACTGCTCTCATAAACTCCGGCCACTGGATCGATCAGTTTATGGAccgtttaaaaagtttattaatcaaaatatgacTGTTTGGATGTACAATAATCCTGGAAAGAGAATAACCATATACGATATACCCCATATTTCTTCCGGAGCTATAATTTGTGCTGCTACtcccaaaaacatattaaatggtTTTTCAGTATCAGGGATTTGGCCTTTTAACAGAGATGCATTTAGTGAAGATGAGTATGCGCCATCATCTGTAACAGACATAATGATAGACATACAGGCTCAGACATCCTCAGAACCA CCATCAGAAACATTGATATCACCAgaacaaaataaaaccatacCCGAAAGTACAATTTCAAGAAAAAGCTTTAAAGGAGGTAGAAAAAAAGGGAAGACAGCAATACTGACAGACACTCCTGAAAAAATAGAACTTGAAAATAAAGTAACCAATACTGCTAAAAGAAGTCttcaatttaaagaaaataacaaaacaccTAAAAAAGTGAAGAAATCAAAAACAGTtcctaagaaaaataaaaataagattgtTGATagtgaagaagaagaagaaactTTTTGTTTAGTTTGTGGAGATACATAttcaaatagtaaaaataaagaaacatggATACAGTGTTTGAAGTGTAAATTATGGGCACATGAAAATTGTACTGATTCAACAAAAATGACTGCTTTTTATAAATGTGACAACTGTGAGGCAGATGAGTga